One Paramisgurnus dabryanus chromosome 9, PD_genome_1.1, whole genome shotgun sequence genomic window, TTTTTCTATTTGATGTCAattgtttcatttttatttcagtATTTCAACATCAAACAAGCTGTTTTGgccatatacattttatacgaCGACAGCAATATAACTTTAGATATTCTAAGTAATATATTTGTACTCCACTTAGTAAACCATAAAAAAGAGAAATATAAATTTCATTGTACCTTTAATCTAGAAAAGTCACAGCTCCCCTATGATTATAGGGCAATTTTGCCCTTCTCTATATGGTGGGCCAAAGTTCATGGACCTgtccaaatattcacatttgcAGCCTTTGCATTTTGTCTACTTTAGTGATGAAATCAGTTGCAAACATTTGTCAACATATTACACAAAATCTGTGTAGTGTGAAAATTAAAATTAAGaatcaaaataatttaatgttcTGGAAGGTTTTCTGTGACATCTCTTGTTGGATACCACTCTTATATTACAGATAATATAGATTCTATGATATTGGCACTGAGCTTTGGCATTTTTAAGACTTGGTACATTCTTGCTGACTTGCCTCTTGTCATGTGTATGCGCTCTCAAGTGGCTTACATGTGTGGGTATTTAGACCAGCCCTATGATGTGACTATATGGTGCAAAATGTAACAAGCAACTGTCATTGCCAGCAGTCGAGTAAAGAGTTGCTAAACTATATGAActtaaactaaatacatttactTAGATACTTTACACCACAGGTTGGTTATAATCAGACTAAAtgtcaaaaacacatttaatggagtaataaaatgttttgtttgtaatTACAGCAGAATTTGTTATGGTCTGAATCTATTGTCACAGCTGCAGAAGAACAGCTTTGTCCCCAGAAAGGTCTTTTGTgaatataaacacattttttgatcATATGTATATCAAAAATTAGTCTTTTCTAAAAGAACATTTCAGTAACCCTTCCTTATTCTCACATGTTATTTCCTTCTGttcttttacagtgtatgcatgTCCCTAAAACACATAATTATAGACAGtgtaaaaataatgcaaaaccACAGCAAGTCATCACTCAGGAGGCTCTGGAGCCCAAGGCAcaaatttttttctgaaaacacaTACATGAGGAAAAACTACATGTAATAGAATATAATGTATTATAGATGAAAACCAGTCATCTATATTGTTTGACATGACATCTGTTTGTTTCAGTGTTTTAATATACTCAGTTACATAAAACAGTGTGGAAAAAATCTTTGATAAAAGATGTGGGGTAAAAGCATGTCTTAAGATGGGATGCATGCTTACACGATGTTTAAAGCGGTCAAGTATTACCAAGAGCTATTTTGACTTTATCTAACACATACATATTTTGTATAACATGATGTATTCAGGTTGATTCAGTGATCAAAACCATCGGTTTTAAATGTTCCCACAACAACCAGAGGTTTAAATAAGTGAAGACTATAAAAATGACTCTAAGCACAGTTAAAACAGAAATGAAATCATGTGATATAACAGTGATAAAACCAGTAAAACCAGTGACCCATATGCGTTTCTGCATTACATTTTATTCAGGCATAATTAGGCCTATTACTTATGTTATATAGTGTTGGTTAAACTTTCTTCAAATATACAGGAAATAACAGTTCACAATATGTCATACATAACACCATAAATAGAATTATTACTAAAAGTTGTATTAATAAGATAATCAACTGCAATTAGGCtattgatataaatgaaatctgTAATACAATTAACAatttaaataacaattaaaaaacatccattgtttatttaaaattattttaatttgattaaCTCACCCAAAAAATGAAGTTCAGGAAAAAAAGCATATATTTAATGCACTGAGAGCAGCCGGTAATAGCCATGGCTTGATTTCCTGCTGTTTAGAGATGTTTAAGGTACCCTGAAAAATGTAGATGTAGTATGAAGAGCGAGTCCCAGAAACACAGAGACAGATATGCGCGTGCAGTCCGGATGTCTTCTGAATAGACCGTGAAACTGAGAGACTGCCCACAAGCTCATGTCTATTTAAACTCATTGGAACAGAGGGAATGTGTCACTCCAAGCTCTGCCCATTGCTcatataaaaactttttttgattAATTACACGACAAGACATACTGGTTCTTACATGCGAAGCCTATGTAttcattttatgttttatttttttactccgttttcacattatatttcatacCACTtgtataatagatagatataatGTTCGTTTTAACTAGGAAAACCGATTTAATCTGTAATATTAGCCTATTAGAAAATTAAACATACCAAATTACTTTAACTAAACTGTTTCAAATAAAGCTTAAAATCATGTTTGTAATTTTCtaattttgacaaaaattacattaaatttacaaaaattacaaaagtggtttgtaattaaaaaatatatctgcgTTAACGGTATCTTTGTGTGACTATTATCACAACAGGCGCGTacgacttcatgtggcgctgcgcagatcgATTGCCTATGACATCAACTACCGTGAGAACGATACGATTTGATTAGCTTTCGCGTTGCTCTCGCGATACTTCAATGTCACAGTCTGATCTGTCTGCGCAGCGAACATTTCTTTTTGTCTTGACCTGCAGTTGgaactacaactcccatgatGCGTGGAGCGGAACTGAGCGTCATGATAGAGTTAGCTGCCAGACAAACGCTTGTGCAGCCAGTTGCTAGCTATGTTTATTTGACCACTGTTgcttaaaatctttaaaatgaGTTCTTCAAAAGAAACTTGTAAAGGGACAAAACGACCTGCATCTCCAGACGAAGTATGTGGTTTCCATCTTTgtgcatattttaataaattaaaatgatcTCGGGTGCAACAACAGTGTTAGCAGACTGTTAGCAACGTACTGTTTTTAACTGTTAGTGTGCTATCATAACATTACTCGGATAAAGTATGCCTTTACACGGGCATTGTCCCTAACTGAGGTAAATAGATAACGTAATGTATAACGTTAGTTTAAAACGATAGCGGATTTACACTGCATTGATAGATAAACATGAATTTATGAGAAGGTATAAATTATCAATTAAATACATTCATGTAACACACGGATGACTTAATTGAATCTGATGTCGATGCAGACATCCTCACAATGGGAAACGGCAGATTTGGGGACAGATGAAAGAAAGCAGAAGTTTTTGAGGCTGATGGGAGCAGGAAAGGTAAATTTGAACACCATTAGTTCATTACTTTTTGTTATTTGTAATTTATATAccggtatatatatatatatatatatatatatatatatatatatataatttaaatttgttaaatatgttTCTAGTTATGCTAATAAAAACTCcttatgaaaaaataaattgatgtttatgttttatataCTGAATGCTTATTCAATAATCATAGGTCATTAAATCAGTTCATTTGCATTGGGATGTGAAAAATACCCTGGTATTAAGTAATACACTGTAATTCAATTAAACTACGGATTAAACTTGAAATAGATCACAAATTCTtgcttaaatgtgtttttatatgtCAACAGAAAGAGCACACTGGACGCCTTGTTATTGGGGATCACAAATCAACATCCCATTTGCGTAGTGGTGAGTACATAACAACAGTATGTAGCAGCAGTCATCTGTACAGCGGATGTAAAGGGCTGCTGCCAGATTTTAACGCCCTACAGGTCAAGAAGCAATGGTTACTTCCCATTGTACTTAACAAGACACTTAAAAAACTCTTGTTGCATAGGGAGTGCCTCAGGATGACATCCTGTAGACTACACATCCTTTTCCCTGCTAAAAGTGCTACTGCTAAAActgcaaattttttttacttttagttCACACAGAACTATTGTTTTAATGCGATTTATGTCTGTAAATTATAgaacaactagttttaacaCTTCATTTTGATATACATTAACCTCTTAAACACCGAAGAAAAATTTTATCGCTTTGCTAACGTATACTTACAACCTGTTTTCTCTAGGGGTGGAGAATCGAGAGATTAGTGATGCACTTGAGCACCAATATCAGCAGGGTCTGGATGGAAAACTATCAGGGAGGAACAGAAGACACTGTGGCCTTGGGTTCAATGAGGTACATGCAGTGGGAACGCACTGATTTTTTTATCCAATATCAAAAGCCCAAatgtgaccatggaccacaGAACTTGTCATATGGGGAATTTCTtcgaaattgagatttatacatcatctgaaagttgaAAAATACGCCTTTCATTAGTGTATAGTTTGTTaaacaactatttaaaaatatctgaatGTGCAAAAAtcgaaatattgagaaaatcgcctttaaagttatctaaatgaagtccttagcaaataacttaaaggggacatttcacaagactttttaaagaagtcaaataaatctttggtgtccccagagtatgcatgtaatgtttcctttaaaatgcatatgagctgatctctgcaataaatggcagtgctgtggttggatagtgcagattaaggggtgttattatccccttctgacatcacagggggagccaaatttcaataacctattatttcacatgcttgcagagaatggtttaccaaaacgaaGTTTCTGAGtttatctttttcacattttctaggttaatagaagcactggggacccaattatagcacttaaacatggaaaaagtcagattttcatgaaatgtcccctttgagttataagataaatatttttttttatatatatatttacagtaggacatttacaaaatatcttcatggaataTGATCTTTAGTTAATATCCTTTTTATCATTGGGCCCCATGACAAGACGAGGGTTAAAGGGACCATTTAAGATGTCCgcccaaaaaaaaatcaattcatactccacactccaaacagacgggggcagtatacctccagaaaagtgagttggtctattttaatttagcagctgcaaatttagcagcatatatcaagtttgatttacattagcaactaagttatcattagtcacaaaaaaaaacattcggtctcattaaaattgcaatgttttccgctacgtttcgtgcgtccatttggtgttcattataatcgaaaacatttcaagcttcttagctaatgttacattttagcatcagcttggtagataacgggtgaaaaccggatcggatccgtgggtagagctaactattaaacgctaacagctaaggatgcgcaataatttgcatgcgatagtcattgcgcttctcgtcagtgaagccggtttcttgattaaaagtgaatcgccatcagctgctttcagatggagccacatttactg contains:
- the c9h11orf58 gene encoding small acidic protein, with the protein product MSSSKETCKGTKRPASPDETSSQWETADLGTDERKQKFLRLMGAGKKEHTGRLVIGDHKSTSHLRSGVENREISDALEHQYQQGLDGKLSGRNRRHCGLGFNEPDPPVERQSSAVPEGTASSEKAPEQPSEEHEDKKSHSPQTELKTQEQEQDQKKNSEEDKKKTFKMAFVKAT